cacggtcaactcagttacgccttttggctctacacgaatagaaaaattcactccattttgaataggcgtaacttcacgttccaacgaaaatgcatcaacaggaagtttcgcccaattgaattttatcaattttttgaaagttttaagtaattttaagatgaaaccgcgtttgataGGTAAAGTACAACCGCGTGCATTCGGAATGactgttaactcgatttgtttacatttggcagtttcgcccttttgaaatgttacgctagatgtATGGCAAAATTTACCTTGGTCGATTGACTATAAGTTCCAATGTTGGCCGGCGCCCAGTGAGATATGCCCTGAACATGCATGGTGTGTCTTTTATGTTCCAACTCGACGACTGTAACGTACAAAAGCAATCACTCATTAGTAAAATCCAGGAGTGTCAATCGGTTTTTGAAGGGTCACATTACTTGACTTTTCGGGGTTGAAAGCCACGGCCTCCAAGACAACGTGACAATTTTCCGGAAGGGGACATTCTACGCATACCTAAAAAGggagaatttgaataaaagaataGATTGGTTGAAAGTTAAGACTCTAATACTCTAATACTTACCCTTGTGGGTGGGTTGGTGAAATTGAACATATCGGAATAAACTTTGTTAAGCATAGAATAGTCTTTCATATCCCGTACGTATAAAGTTATGTAGCAGATTTGGCGAAGCGTAAACGAATGTGACATCAAAAGTTCtggaaatgaaattcaaaattttaattcaggaAAAAAGCTGGGATAACGAAAATACCTTCTAAAGTTTTCAGAGCAATCTCCATCGCTTGACTAGATGATTCTGCGACGCCTTGAACGCCGGCCACCCACATCCAACCTTTCGAGTTAACCATTGCCCTCGGTCGATTGCCCAGCGGTTGGCGTTCACGCTCAAACGCCAGCGTTCCTCCGCTCCCACTGCTGTCAGCTCCACCATCAACATCCATGCTCAACTCCCTGGCAATTATCCTGACGGGTGATTTCGGCAGTGCCGGTTCCGTGGAAATATCTTTGGTAATGCTATTGCTACGCGAAATTCCGCCTCCGCCGCCACTCTCCATTCCGCTGAGATCGTCTTTGCTGAAAGAATTTCTCATCGCCACAACCCGTGCGTTGTTGGCCTTTTCGATCATTTCCAGCTCCGTTTCGCTCAGATCGGGATCACTGAGATCGCTGTAACTGCTTTCGTTCAAATCGGCAATAAAATCGAGAGAATTTTTCACGAGCACTCCTTCCTGCCGTTCCTTTGGCACCAAACGCAGCTTAGTAAAGTTCAGATAACCCACCGGACATACCGGATCGGCCGAACTGATCACGGTTTGAACGTCGTCCACGACGATTCGACTCCGGAACAGCGGACAATCCAGGGTGAACGTTTCATATTCACCACCCTCACCGCACACGTTCAACCCGTACTTTTCCTTCATGTTTAGCAGATGAGGTTGCATTTCCTTGAGCGACTTTCCTAGATGACGATCCGGTATCAACCCTAGGGCGGCTACCTTGATGATGATTGCATGCACCTGGCAGTCGATCATCTCCTGAAGCAGCTCCGTCTGGTCACGGCGCCACAGATAGGCCAGCGAGATCAGCTCCAACCGTTTGCACCTGTTTGCAAGAAATCGAAATttgtgttttagtttttttctaatttttggttCAATCACATGAACTGACGATCTGTGACGATCAATGAAGAAGTTCATCGACGCCCCGTGTGCGGCATCTAtgaaccactgaccatactgactggacactcgatttcgtttgttggataatttttccaacagtacgcaatatcgattccagagtgcacaTCGATCGATTTAAAGAAACCCAACTCTAAAAAAAAGGGCATttcctacgataaaatcgggctaaacaggtacatttttcctacagggcatttttatcggaaaaatggtaggttcgccacctaccaTTGTTATTGCGAACCCGCAAAATTAGCCAGAAATtggtcgaatttttgttctaagtgtccagtgtcagtgtgatcagtttATGAACTATGAATCCGCAGCCCATAACGCAATATTTCGGAAATTTATCCCGCTAGcggttcaactttttttgcgcacgatttgaccaccgtcaATTTAGTCTATTTTATCGGTGGATAGCTTTTTAACTTGTAGTCTACTGTACGAACTAGAcagaaaaatagaattttttaccCCTTCTCCAATTGAAAGATTCGGATTTCACGTAATAAAACAGATTTTCATTGACTGATACTATgttacgatcttcgacaaagttgttcaatagaaaatttcatatagagaatttataaattggcacaaaccGATTAGATGGTTCGGTTTTAGAGTTTAGAGAAAAATCATGTtcgtttttcagtacaaaatgttgaatttgtatgttttcaactcaaacgaagcattttagacctcagcgtttgaaaaattcgaaaatgactgAGCTATACTTTTAAGGCAAAAAAATAGGAAATGTTGTTATCATGCCttgagaataaaattttcatacaccatgccatgccatgccaaatGTGGCAAAAAATGAGACTTCAAGTCCACAACTGTACGTCGTTTAGCGAAAAATTTGAAAGCGTATTAATGTAAAATTTCACCAATGCCGAATTTTATTTGATGCCTtatgatttttcagttttggaaaaatctgACATCACTTTGTTTACCATGTATGAAAATATGTGCTCtcattttggctgcggcccacCTTATGTTAAGCATTATGAGAGCAGATTCGGCTCTCAGGGcgtaatagaaaatttttataaaattctgcTTTAAAATTCTGCCGGAGATTTGAATTCTGTTCCCCGCAGTTcttacattttaaatcagatgttcttattctgcgcctcgccTCTAAAGCGACTGCTGGAATCGAGTGACTTGGCtatttgggatgaataaacccattgGGCCTAAAATCCCGGAGAAAAAAAtctctcatgtctaatgtctcaatctcatgtttcaagtttcaggtctcaagtttcAGGTTTCAGGCCTCAAGTCTCAGATTTCATGTCTAAGTATCTCAATCTTCAAAGCAGGTCCCTCCTGTCCCAACCTCAAAAATTTGTCGCACGGTTTTCGAGAATTACCTAACACGGTTTATTTTATACGATACGTATAATACTAATGTAGAAAAAACTTTACTgtattattttctaaaaacacaTGCATATGCCAGATGAAAACCCAAGTTTTCTACGGTAATAAATAGGAaataattttgccaaaactgaTGGAGCACATCTTGCCTCGTGTGGCCATCatgtcttttaaaaatattttcttgttcaTTTTTAAGGTGTAGCCAAAAAATGACCTttgtcaaatgatttttttcctctttcaaCAGTTAAGAGGccgtaaaaaaatcatatttggattcagcgccctcAAATTGGCTAAAATCACCTCATAAATTCTTGACACCTCGAAACCGGTGAATTTTGTTGACTTGTGTTATTGTTGtatatttgttaatttatgaaacgaagggttaacggTGAATCGGCACTCGATGAAATCGAGAATCAATCAATGCTATCAATCGGCACTATCAATTATTAGTGTACAAAAACGTCATTCGCATACGTACGGTTTGTTTAAATATTCCTCGTGATAAcgtaaaaatacaatattttgtttttgaccACTGCTGAATGCAGTATGAAACAACCTCGCGGAAAAAAACACAATAGGATTCAGCGCCACTGATAGCAAACCGACGAACGGCGGAAGCAAGATAAGAAGCATCCAAAAATCTCATTATATGTATGCATGTGTTCAGGCAGCTATAGGATTGCCCGCCCTATGCAGCGCAGTCACGTTATTGCATTGACTACAATGTAGCGCCAATAAAAGCGCACCGGCTTCTCGCGAACAGGTTCACGGGGAAAGCACGGTTTGTTGATATGATGTTGGTGGTTCATCGGTCGGCCGTACGGAAGCAAACAGGTTGTTTGTACCACAGACAGTCTAGCCGACTATAATCCGACCAACACAATATGCATACCTAGATATAGGTTAGCACTAACTAGTTATATTGTAATGAAACATTCGCTTACACATTCTCGACCCGCACACGCTGATAGTCGGATAGGATAGCGCCAACGGCCACGGCTTCCACGTTTTGCTCTTCCTTCACCTGACGGAGCAGCTCGTACAAATCTTCCACCTCGTCGTCTTCGGTCGGTTCGTAGTTGCCCTTGGTGTTGATCGAGTTTCCTCGCGTGATTCGCCGATACAGGGGTAGCTCCATGGCCTGGGCCAGCTTCTCAATGCCCTGGTGGCCGACCGTTTGGTACATGTAGCTGTCCAGTTCATCTGAAAAGGGGAACAGAGATTTGTTTTTGTGAGATAAGATTTAGATACTATTGTTTTCGAAGACGAAATTTAATGAAGAGAAATGACATTCGTTTACGACAATCAGctaaaatcactttaaaattcGTTCAAAAACAAGCATTTCATTCATACTATGGACATGAATAAGTTTGTGACAGTATAAAAGAGAAGTTGATCTCACAGCAGCTTCAAACTGGAGCGATTTGATCTAGGATTACCTTTGCCGGcgtatattttttattgtagttGTTATTGATCTTTATTGGTTTAACGGCAGTCCATCGATACAAAATAAAAGTCAAGGAAATAAAAGTATTGCTTAACCCTCTTGAACccattttttttcactgaaaaatttacataagtTGTATTTTGTGataacaaacaacttttgttctacgaaaagccatattgatggaaaatatttgatttatcaaacaaaatatttttttctaatgaaaaacTGATAATAAGAAGAAAAACCCCTATAAACCCCCTTGCTCcttattcaaagattttttttaactgttgagtCGCCGCAACTATTACGGCCCCCTTCCCTACTAACTAGTGAAACGAATACTCTCGGCACattaaaactttgtaaaaggcctttaataaacgagttgtaaattcaaaaaaaagaaaaacaaaatatttttaggcaagttttttatttctatttttaacaaacttcggttaaatttttttttaactctgcaTGTAAGGTTTGTGTAGGGTCTGCTAATTAAGTTAGTGGGttccgtacgcgtctgttctccatgtcaggggcaatgtgcggagtgcaacaacgtcctggtggtgttcctGACCCAAAATAGTAACATCACGACGATCCTCCTGTGAGATAGTGGGGTTAAATGTGGGCCATACGAGCCAGTGACTACACAAAAATACAAGCAACGAACATAATGAACAACAAacttcggatggaaatcggcaaagacccacgcgacgcgACCAGcaattggaaacttggaacatggaactgccgatctcaaAATCtcatgggcagtacccacgtgctctccaacaaATCGGGTGTAATCGggtgtgccggttgagaatcaagggccgtttctgcaacatcagcatcatcaacgtacttagctgaccaacgaaaacggcctcagagtAATAGATTTCGCCGTTTCCAAACGGATAGCCGTACGTAGTATCTTTTTCCAGCACCGTGTCTTACACAAGTACACCTAGAGATCaacgtaccaaacgcaatcacagatcgaccactttgtgatagacagccggcacttcccggacatcatcgacgtcaggtCCTGttgaggcgccaacatcgagtcactattatctggtgatggtgaagatgcgcccaaaactctccgtagtgctTCGGTTAAATATTGCACGACTGAAGCAATCT
This sequence is a window from Uranotaenia lowii strain MFRU-FL chromosome 3, ASM2978415v1, whole genome shotgun sequence. Protein-coding genes within it:
- the LOC129754384 gene encoding uncharacterized protein LOC129754384, which codes for MRVVALVSGGKDSTYNMMQVTAEGHQVIALANLHPKDKDELDSYMYQTVGHQGIEKLAQAMELPLYRRITRGNSINTKGNYEPTEDDEVEDLYELLRQVKEEQNVEAVAVGAILSDYQRVRVENVCKRLELISLAYLWRRDQTELLQEMIDCQVHAIIIKVAALGLIPDRHLGKSLKEMQPHLLNMKEKYGLNVCGEGGEYETFTLDCPLFRSRIVVDDVQTVISSADPVCPVGYLNFTKLRLVPKERQEGVLVKNSLDFIADLNESSYSDLSDPDLSETELEMIEKANNARVVAMRNSFSKDDLSGMESGGGGGISRSNSITKDISTEPALPKSPVRIIARELSMDVDGGADSSGSGGTLAFERERQPLGNRPRAMVNSKGWMWVAGVQGVAESSSQAMEIALKTLEELLMSHSFTLRQICYITLYVRDMKDYSMLNKVYSDMFNFTNPPTRVCVECPLPENCHVVLEAVAFNPEKSIVELEHKRHTMHVQGISHWAPANIGTYSQSTKIGNITYISGQIALIPGSMTIIEGGIRQQTKLTLRHLSRIAKAMNAQGLLRDVVQGICFVTHPSYIYEARRQWERRSANAIMDYLVVPALPRGALIEWQVWAHTHNDKFDYEETGCSIGDYTISIRRRWNYENNCASVVCYVSTGLATSTTKLTELSDDFMLHHKQLAQSISREQIHDTIAYVLRKLLQDYPLGNSPSNESCSSSSEEHPNQSQQHMNDNHNQHHHHHHRPAKNGSNSQQPAAEPCKPTVHLRFFYQVAAIESVQSLVDAIESFLSSPSNVARIAYTVVPACHLQNFSTFISICGLRHHE